A window of the Nitrospinota bacterium genome harbors these coding sequences:
- a CDS encoding glycosyltransferase: protein MPNASLEQYRPFVPPGTLESIYAMGDRVAGTSFLHVNSTREGGGVAEILHRLIPLLKEVGVKPRWEVISGNPLFFETTKAFHNALQGIEQRITTEMFDSYRACNEENAGKLNLDADVSIIHDPQPAALILHGSNRTRWVWRCHIDVAKPQRNVWSFLKPYILKYHATIFSLPKFAQRLPMPQFLIYPSIDPLSDKNRELEAKEQEKILEELGLPQDKPILLQVSRFDRFKDPLGVIKAYQLVKETVDCRLVLAGGGATDDPEGAEVLNKVRAAAEGDPDITIYDLPPTAHLQINALQRAATIVIQKSVREGFGLTVAEAMWKGKPVIGGAVGGIASQIVQGVTGYLVHSIEGAAFRIRYLLNHPEVIAKMGADAREFVRQNFLITRHLRDYLAILLMIGNLEDSRITL, encoded by the coding sequence ATGCCCAATGCCAGCCTGGAGCAGTATCGCCCATTCGTCCCACCGGGGACCTTGGAGTCCATCTACGCCATGGGCGATCGGGTTGCCGGGACAAGCTTCCTCCATGTCAACTCGACCCGCGAGGGAGGCGGTGTTGCAGAGATACTGCACCGGCTCATCCCCCTGCTCAAAGAGGTTGGGGTGAAACCCCGATGGGAGGTCATCTCCGGCAATCCCCTGTTTTTCGAAACCACCAAGGCATTTCACAATGCCCTCCAGGGAATCGAGCAGCGCATCACCACGGAGATGTTCGATTCATATCGAGCGTGCAACGAGGAGAACGCCGGGAAGCTCAACCTCGATGCCGACGTCTCAATAATCCACGACCCTCAGCCGGCGGCTTTAATCCTTCATGGGTCCAACCGCACGCGGTGGGTCTGGCGATGCCACATAGACGTCGCCAAGCCCCAGAGGAACGTCTGGAGCTTCCTGAAGCCCTACATTCTCAAGTATCACGCCACGATCTTCAGTCTCCCTAAGTTCGCTCAGCGACTACCGATGCCCCAGTTTCTCATCTACCCTTCCATCGACCCGTTGAGCGACAAGAACCGGGAGCTGGAAGCCAAGGAGCAGGAGAAAATCCTGGAGGAGCTTGGTCTACCCCAGGATAAGCCAATACTCCTCCAAGTATCGCGATTCGATAGGTTCAAAGACCCTTTGGGAGTGATCAAGGCATATCAGCTGGTTAAAGAGACCGTCGACTGCAGGCTGGTCCTCGCCGGGGGCGGAGCCACCGATGATCCCGAGGGCGCCGAGGTCCTGAACAAGGTCCGGGCCGCCGCAGAAGGGGACCCCGACATCACCATCTACGACCTTCCACCCACGGCTCATCTCCAGATAAACGCTCTGCAGCGGGCCGCCACGATCGTCATCCAAAAATCAGTCAGAGAGGGATTCGGCCTCACCGTGGCCGAGGCCATGTGGAAGGGCAAGCCGGTCATCGGCGGGGCTGTTGGAGGTATAGCGTCCCAGATAGTCCAGGGGGTCACGGGCTACCTGGTCCATTCCATCGAGGGGGCCGCATTCCGGATACGTTATCTACTGAACCACCCAGAAGTGATTGCGAAGATGGGGGCCGACGCCAGGGAATTCGTAAGGCAAAACTTCCTCATCACCCGCCACCTTAGAGATTACCTGGCCATTTTGCTGATGATTGGCAATCTTGAGGATAGCAGAATCACCCTGTAG
- a CDS encoding GreA/GreB family elongation factor has product MDELAALVNGVIEGIRDDLKRLNYELTAVIPKELEKARSYGDLSENFEYHSTKERQAFVQMRVSQLNRRLSDLRDLPLQNLPRETVGLFSHVFLEDDEGEVYDYKLVLPEMVEKDSCSISIGAPRAKALLGKAPGDRVRLPSEGGGIEADILRFINPWGEEID; this is encoded by the coding sequence ATGGATGAGCTTGCGGCCCTCGTCAACGGCGTCATTGAGGGGATTCGAGATGATCTCAAACGGCTCAACTACGAGCTTACCGCCGTCATCCCAAAGGAGTTGGAGAAGGCCCGCTCGTACGGCGACCTGAGCGAAAACTTCGAGTACCACAGCACCAAAGAGCGGCAGGCATTTGTGCAGATGCGGGTAAGCCAGCTCAACCGTCGGCTGAGTGACCTTAGAGACCTGCCCCTCCAAAACCTGCCTCGAGAGACCGTTGGCCTCTTCAGCCACGTTTTTCTGGAGGATGATGAAGGCGAAGTCTACGACTACAAACTGGTGCTGCCTGAGATGGTGGAGAAAGATTCATGTTCCATTTCGATAGGCGCGCCGAGGGCTAAGGCTCTTTTAGGCAAGGCTCCCGGGGATCGCGTTCGTCTTCCATCCGAGGGGGGCGGCATAGAGGCCGACATCCTCCGGTTTATCAATCCATGGGGTGAGGAGATCGACTAA